In Massilia antarctica, the following are encoded in one genomic region:
- a CDS encoding N-acetylmuramoyl-L-alanine amidase: protein MPQPPHIRTKPLIPGPVSRRTILKAGGTLLLSVFPVLPAAAAQILAVRVWPAADYTRVTLENDSDLKVTHFTVPDPQRLVVDIEGLELNPTLKSLVAKIQSGDPYIKQVRVGQNRPNVVRLVFDLKEEIKPQVFTLAPVGSYKHRLIFDLYPVRAVDPIAAMIEKGEWSRADAPPGSPEMPAPAPAPNPPLAATPPVTAPATVPPAPAVTPPVVAPPVPHIVPPAGPVLAQPTVPAPAVPVPKTELPDPAPVRPDPPRVAAQKHDKGGKVVRMMTIALDPGHGGEDPGAIGASGTREKDIVLAIAKRLKFKLEEQPNMRVMLTRDGDYFVPLGVRVEKARKVQADLFVSIHADAFLLPTARGSSVFVLSEKGATSTAARWLANKENLADAIGGVNMQSHDKQIASVLLDLSTTAQINDSMKLGKAVLGEISGIARLHKGSVEQAGFAVLKAPDIPSILIETAFISNPEEEAKLRDNGYQDQIAAAITKGIKRYFAANPPLAKGRQT from the coding sequence ATGCCTCAACCGCCTCACATTCGCACCAAACCTTTGATTCCGGGACCAGTAAGCCGGCGCACCATCCTCAAAGCTGGCGGCACCCTGCTGCTTTCCGTGTTTCCCGTCCTCCCCGCCGCCGCCGCGCAAATTCTCGCGGTGCGCGTCTGGCCGGCCGCCGACTACACCCGCGTCACGCTCGAAAACGACAGCGACCTCAAAGTCACCCACTTCACCGTGCCCGACCCGCAGCGCCTGGTGGTCGACATCGAAGGACTGGAACTCAATCCCACCCTGAAAAGCCTGGTGGCCAAGATCCAGTCGGGCGACCCGTACATCAAGCAGGTGCGGGTGGGCCAGAACCGGCCCAACGTGGTGCGCCTGGTGTTCGACCTGAAAGAAGAAATCAAGCCGCAGGTATTTACCCTGGCGCCGGTGGGCAGCTACAAGCACCGCCTGATTTTCGACCTGTATCCGGTCAGGGCGGTCGACCCGATCGCGGCGATGATCGAAAAAGGCGAGTGGTCGCGCGCCGACGCACCGCCCGGCAGCCCGGAAATGCCCGCGCCCGCACCCGCGCCCAATCCGCCGCTTGCGGCAACGCCGCCGGTTACCGCGCCAGCTACCGTGCCGCCCGCGCCAGCCGTCACGCCGCCCGTGGTGGCGCCGCCGGTACCGCACATCGTGCCGCCGGCCGGTCCGGTGCTGGCCCAGCCAACCGTGCCGGCGCCCGCCGTCCCCGTGCCGAAAACCGAACTGCCCGACCCGGCCCCGGTGCGTCCCGACCCGCCGAGGGTGGCCGCGCAAAAGCACGACAAGGGCGGCAAGGTGGTGCGCATGATGACCATCGCGCTCGACCCCGGCCACGGCGGCGAAGACCCGGGCGCGATCGGCGCATCCGGCACGCGCGAAAAAGACATCGTGCTGGCGATCGCCAAACGGCTCAAGTTCAAGCTCGAAGAGCAGCCCAACATGCGCGTCATGCTCACCCGCGACGGCGACTACTTCGTGCCGCTCGGCGTGCGCGTCGAAAAAGCGCGCAAGGTGCAGGCCGACCTGTTCGTGTCGATCCACGCCGACGCCTTCCTGCTGCCGACCGCGCGCGGCTCGTCGGTGTTCGTGCTGTCCGAAAAGGGCGCCACCTCGACCGCCGCGCGCTGGCTGGCCAACAAGGAAAACCTGGCCGACGCCATCGGCGGCGTGAACATGCAGAGCCATGACAAGCAGATCGCCAGCGTGCTGCTGGACCTGTCGACGACGGCCCAGATCAACGACTCCATGAAGCTGGGCAAAGCGGTGCTGGGCGAAATCAGCGGCATCGCGCGCCTGCACAAAGGCTCGGTCGAACAAGCCGGCTTCGCGGTGCTCAAAGCGCCCGACATTCCCTCGATCCTGATCGAGACGGCCTTCATTTCGAACCCCGAGGAAGAAGCCAAGCTGCGCGACAACGGCTACCAGGACCAGATCGCGGCCGCCATCACCAAGGGCATCAAGCGCTATTTCGCGGCCAATCCGCCGCTGGCCAAGGGCCGCCAGACATGA
- a CDS encoding VTT domain-containing protein: MDLMHFFDMILHVDKTLGVLLAQYGIYVYAVLFAIVFCETGLVVLFFFPGDTLLFIAGAACVSGQLDYWVLITLLITAAVTGNTLNYWIGEAIGQRVFTHNYSWINKDAMRRTHDFFEKHGGKTIILARFVPVVRTFAPFVAGVSDMTHARFQMYNFTGAALWVVTLVTAGFFFGNLPIVRDNLTLIVLLGVSVAIVPLALGGLWKVSRKMLSR; encoded by the coding sequence ATGGATCTGATGCATTTCTTCGACATGATTCTGCATGTCGATAAGACGCTGGGCGTGTTGCTCGCCCAGTATGGTATCTACGTTTACGCCGTCCTGTTTGCCATCGTGTTTTGCGAAACCGGCCTGGTAGTGTTGTTCTTTTTTCCCGGCGATACCCTCTTGTTCATCGCGGGCGCGGCCTGCGTCAGCGGCCAGCTCGATTACTGGGTCCTGATCACCTTGCTGATCACCGCCGCCGTCACCGGCAATACCCTCAATTACTGGATCGGCGAAGCCATCGGGCAGCGCGTGTTCACCCATAATTACAGCTGGATCAACAAGGATGCCATGCGCCGCACCCACGATTTCTTCGAGAAGCACGGCGGCAAGACCATCATCCTGGCGCGCTTCGTGCCGGTGGTGCGCACCTTCGCGCCGTTCGTGGCCGGGGTATCGGATATGACGCATGCGCGTTTTCAGATGTATAACTTCACCGGCGCGGCCTTGTGGGTCGTCACCCTGGTGACGGCGGGCTTTTTCTTCGGTAACTTGCCTATCGTGCGCGACAACCTGACCCTCATCGTCCTGCTCGGCGTGAGCGTGGCGATCGTGCCGCTGGCCCTGGGCGGCTTGTGGAAGGTCAGCCGCAAGATGCTCAGCCGTTAA
- a CDS encoding DUF3052 family protein, producing the protein MSEKTIADKMYLKTAKSLAVFNGAVHPAMMEQLPKSLINDDEGPADVVLVFALNQAELEKWFPAALERLGEKGSLWVAYLKPSAPKATDITRDSIFAWAKERGVTGVAMVSMDSDWSAVRLKRL; encoded by the coding sequence ATGAGCGAAAAGACGATAGCCGACAAGATGTACCTGAAGACTGCCAAGTCGCTGGCGGTCTTTAACGGCGCGGTGCATCCGGCCATGATGGAACAATTGCCGAAGAGCTTGATCAACGACGACGAAGGACCTGCGGACGTGGTGCTGGTGTTCGCGTTGAACCAGGCTGAGCTTGAAAAATGGTTTCCGGCCGCGCTGGAGCGGCTGGGGGAAAAGGGGTCGCTGTGGGTTGCCTACCTCAAGCCGAGCGCGCCGAAAGCCACCGACATCACGCGCGATAGCATTTTCGCCTGGGCCAAGGAACGAGGGGTGACGGGCGTGGCGATGGTGTCGATGGATAGCGACTGGTCGGCGGTGAGGTTGAAGCGCTTGTAG
- a CDS encoding D-hexose-6-phosphate mutarotase, whose amino-acid sequence MSTIEMVDYGQLPAVRMRSADGAQAIVTLYGAHLVSWQGADGAERLFCSAASKLDGSRAIRGGVPVIFPQFAERGSGMRHGFARVATWRLQDSGTHDGAAFAVFALEHGDLAPALAQAWPHGFALTLRVEVRGAALALAFEVRNTGLDAFAFSAALHTYFSVGQLARVRIGGVQEGWLHIEDKFDHIFRAIDGPMTLADGGTTLHLEQSGFGDAVVWNPGALDSAALSDMEDAEYQRFVCIEPALIAPLTLAPGAAWRGAHRVGIEVQ is encoded by the coding sequence ATGAGCACAATCGAGATGGTCGACTACGGCCAACTGCCGGCCGTACGCATGCGCAGCGCCGACGGCGCCCAGGCCATCGTCACCTTGTACGGCGCGCACCTGGTGTCGTGGCAGGGTGCCGATGGCGCCGAGCGCCTGTTCTGCAGCGCCGCGTCAAAACTCGACGGCAGCCGTGCGATTCGCGGCGGCGTGCCGGTGATCTTCCCCCAGTTCGCCGAACGCGGTAGCGGCATGCGCCACGGCTTTGCGCGCGTGGCCACCTGGCGCCTGCAAGACAGCGGCACGCACGATGGCGCCGCCTTCGCCGTCTTCGCGCTGGAACATGGCGACCTCGCGCCGGCGCTGGCGCAAGCCTGGCCGCACGGCTTCGCGCTGACCTTGCGGGTGGAAGTGCGTGGCGCCGCGCTGGCGCTGGCGTTCGAGGTGCGCAATACGGGCCTTGATGCGTTTGCGTTTTCGGCCGCCCTGCACACCTATTTTTCGGTCGGCCAGCTGGCGCGGGTACGCATCGGCGGCGTGCAGGAAGGGTGGCTACACATCGAGGACAAGTTCGACCATATCTTCCGCGCCATCGACGGTCCCATGACTTTGGCCGACGGCGGCACCACCTTGCACCTTGAGCAAAGCGGCTTTGGCGACGCGGTGGTGTGGAACCCGGGCGCGCTCGATTCGGCCGCGCTGAGCGACATGGAGGACGCCGAATACCAGCGCTTCGTGTGCATCGAACCGGCCCTGATCGCGCCGCTGACCTTGGCCCCGGGCGCGGCCTGGCGCGGTGCGCACCGGGTCGGCATCGAGGTGCAATAA
- a CDS encoding response regulator transcription factor, producing MLHIVDDEDVLRDSLVWLARSRGIDACGHASARLFLEQAAARFDAQGDCLLLDVRMPDLNGVAVFDQLVARGLIARLPVIFLTGHGDVPMAVDSLKRGAFDFFEKPFDGNRLMDRVEEALAMSRQAGASALVQARLASLSAREREVLDLILAGKMNKVVADQLGISMRTVEVHRAHIFDKMQVKTAVELAGLLK from the coding sequence ATGTTGCATATCGTCGATGACGAGGACGTCCTGCGCGACTCCCTCGTCTGGCTGGCGCGCTCCCGCGGGATTGACGCCTGCGGGCACGCCAGCGCCCGCCTTTTCCTGGAACAGGCCGCGGCCCGCTTCGATGCGCAGGGCGACTGCCTGCTGCTCGACGTGCGCATGCCCGACCTGAACGGCGTGGCCGTGTTCGACCAGCTGGTCGCGCGCGGCCTCATCGCGCGCCTGCCCGTGATCTTCCTGACCGGCCACGGCGACGTGCCGATGGCGGTCGACAGCCTGAAACGCGGCGCCTTCGATTTTTTCGAAAAGCCCTTCGACGGCAACCGCCTGATGGACCGGGTCGAGGAAGCGCTGGCGATGTCGCGCCAGGCGGGCGCTAGCGCGCTGGTGCAGGCGCGCCTGGCCAGCCTGTCGGCGCGCGAACGCGAAGTGCTGGACCTGATCCTGGCTGGCAAGATGAACAAGGTCGTCGCCGACCAGCTCGGCATCAGCATGCGCACGGTGGAGGTGCACCGCGCCCACATCTTCGACAAAATGCAGGTGAAAACGGCGGTGGAACTGGCCGGCCTGCTCAAATAG
- a CDS encoding carbonic anhydrase: protein MRNLIALFACSLAISTASANDPPPAAAHAAASHGASKPAAAEAAKEPAPASAKPSAKAAAAQALSEADAEAELSAKIAARLALMRANQAARLAAAAKARKVAVTRREAVAAITQPAPVRPFHSDHWSYEGETGPANWGKINSAWSKCDTGTRQSPIDLRDGMKVDLEQITFDYKPSGFSVVDNGHTVQVTVGGGNFLTVQNRSYELMQFHFHRPSEERVNGKGFEMVVHMVHKDPEGKLAVLAVLLERGKGNNMIQTVWNNLPLEKLDVVNPNVVLDVAEMLPQRRDYFTFMGSLTTPPCNEGVLWLVMKQPMQASPAQMALFSRMYPLNARPIQSSAGRMIKESN, encoded by the coding sequence ATGCGCAACCTGATCGCCCTTTTTGCTTGCAGTCTGGCCATCTCGACGGCAAGCGCCAACGATCCGCCTCCCGCCGCCGCCCACGCGGCCGCTTCCCATGGGGCGTCCAAACCCGCGGCCGCCGAAGCGGCCAAGGAGCCGGCGCCGGCCTCCGCCAAGCCCTCGGCCAAGGCCGCCGCGGCGCAAGCGCTGAGCGAGGCCGATGCCGAAGCCGAACTGTCGGCCAAGATCGCCGCCCGCCTGGCGCTCATGCGCGCCAATCAGGCGGCCCGTCTCGCCGCTGCCGCCAAGGCCAGGAAGGTGGCCGTGACGCGCCGTGAAGCCGTCGCCGCGATCACCCAGCCGGCGCCGGTGCGTCCCTTCCATAGCGATCATTGGTCGTACGAGGGCGAAACCGGCCCGGCCAACTGGGGCAAGATCAATTCGGCCTGGTCCAAGTGCGATACCGGCACGCGCCAGTCGCCGATCGACCTGCGCGATGGCATGAAGGTCGACCTGGAACAGATCACCTTCGATTACAAGCCGTCGGGCTTCAGCGTGGTCGATAACGGCCATACCGTGCAGGTGACTGTCGGCGGCGGCAATTTTCTCACGGTGCAGAACCGTTCCTATGAACTGATGCAGTTCCACTTCCATCGCCCGTCCGAGGAGAGGGTCAACGGCAAGGGTTTCGAGATGGTGGTGCACATGGTGCACAAGGACCCGGAAGGCAAGCTCGCGGTGCTGGCGGTGCTGCTCGAACGCGGCAAGGGGAACAATATGATCCAGACGGTGTGGAACAATCTGCCGCTGGAAAAGCTCGATGTCGTCAATCCGAACGTGGTGCTCGACGTGGCCGAGATGCTGCCGCAGCGCCGCGATTACTTCACTTTCATGGGCTCGCTCACCACGCCACCCTGCAACGAGGGCGTGCTGTGGCTGGTGATGAAGCAGCCGATGCAGGCGTCGCCGGCCCAGATGGCGCTGTTTTCGCGCATGTATCCGCTCAACGCCCGGCCGATTCAATCGAGCGCTGGGCGCATGATCAAGGAGTCGAACTAA
- the queG gene encoding tRNA epoxyqueuosine(34) reductase QueG, producing the protein MLSSHAEPDLSALAQSIKRWGAQLGFADVRISDADLSHAEAGLQAWLDAGRHGEMDYMASHGMKRARPAELVPGTVRVISARMDYLPAATPDDWREREAARLRDPGAAVISIYARGRDYHKVLRSRLQQLAERIEHETGQLGFRVFTDSAPVMELPLAEKAGIGWRGKHTLILNRDAGSMFFIGEILVDVALPVDAPASAHCGQCSACITACPTQAILAPGRLDARRCISYLTIELKNSIPEELRPLIGNRVYGCDDCQTACPWNKFAQRAVVPDFDERNELGSADMVSLFGWSEEEFGRRLEGSPIRRIGHERWLRNLAVGLGNAAEGSRGDARIVAALQARADHASPMVREHVVWALRRHA; encoded by the coding sequence ATGCTTTCTTCCCACGCCGAACCCGATTTGTCCGCATTGGCGCAGTCCATCAAGCGCTGGGGCGCGCAACTGGGCTTTGCCGACGTGCGCATCAGCGACGCCGACCTGTCGCATGCGGAAGCGGGCTTGCAGGCCTGGCTCGATGCGGGCCGCCATGGCGAGATGGATTACATGGCCAGCCACGGCATGAAGCGCGCCCGCCCCGCCGAACTGGTGCCGGGCACGGTGCGGGTCATCAGTGCGCGCATGGATTACCTGCCCGCAGCCACGCCGGACGACTGGCGCGAGCGCGAAGCGGCGCGCCTGCGCGACCCGGGCGCGGCCGTCATTTCAATCTATGCGCGCGGGCGCGACTACCATAAGGTGTTGCGCAGCCGCCTGCAGCAGCTGGCCGAGCGCATCGAGCACGAAACCGGGCAGCTGGGCTTCCGGGTATTTACCGACTCGGCGCCGGTCATGGAATTGCCGCTGGCTGAAAAGGCCGGCATCGGCTGGCGCGGCAAGCACACCTTGATCCTCAATCGCGATGCCGGGTCGATGTTTTTCATTGGCGAAATCCTGGTCGATGTGGCGCTGCCGGTCGATGCGCCGGCCAGCGCCCACTGTGGCCAGTGCAGCGCGTGCATCACGGCCTGCCCGACCCAGGCGATCCTGGCGCCCGGGCGGCTCGATGCGCGGCGCTGCATTTCCTACCTGACCATTGAATTGAAAAACAGCATCCCGGAAGAGCTGCGTCCGCTGATCGGCAACCGGGTGTACGGCTGCGATGATTGTCAGACCGCGTGCCCGTGGAATAAGTTCGCGCAGCGCGCCGTGGTGCCCGATTTCGATGAACGCAATGAACTCGGCAGTGCGGACATGGTGAGCTTGTTCGGCTGGAGCGAAGAGGAGTTCGGGCGGCGCCTGGAGGGCAGCCCGATCCGGCGCATTGGCCACGAGCGCTGGCTGCGCAACTTGGCGGTGGGGCTGGGCAATGCGGCCGAGGGCAGCCGCGGCGATGCGCGCATCGTAGCGGCCTTGCAGGCGCGCGCGGACCATGCCTCGCCGATGGTGCGTGAGCATGTTGTGTGGGCCTTGCGGCGGCATGCCTGA
- the tsaE gene encoding tRNA (adenosine(37)-N6)-threonylcarbamoyltransferase complex ATPase subunit type 1 TsaE encodes MQHFKAHLHDEAGTAALGAALARALLPGLAIHLHGDLGAGKTALTRALLHAAGHAGTVKSPTYTLSEPYSIELDGRKVNVIHFDLYRMGSAEEFLDAGFREEFNGDNICIVEWPEKADPVLPPPDLSVFLHVAGLGRDVELQALSDLGLLCLNRLTFAPNL; translated from the coding sequence ATGCAGCACTTCAAAGCCCACCTCCACGACGAAGCCGGCACCGCCGCACTGGGCGCCGCACTGGCGCGCGCCCTGCTGCCGGGCCTGGCCATCCACCTGCACGGCGACCTCGGCGCCGGCAAGACCGCCCTCACCCGCGCCCTGCTGCACGCGGCCGGCCACGCGGGCACCGTCAAGAGCCCGACCTACACCTTGTCCGAGCCCTACAGCATCGAACTCGACGGACGCAAGGTGAATGTCATCCATTTCGACCTGTACCGCATGGGCAGCGCCGAAGAATTCCTGGACGCCGGTTTTCGCGAAGAATTCAATGGAGACAACATCTGCATCGTCGAATGGCCGGAAAAAGCCGATCCGGTGCTGCCGCCGCCCGACCTGAGTGTATTCCTTCACGTTGCCGGGCTCGGCCGTGATGTAGAATTGCAGGCGTTGTCTGACCTGGGTTTGCTATGCCTCAACCGCCTCACATTCGCACCAAACCTTTGA